Proteins encoded within one genomic window of Companilactobacillus zhachilii:
- a CDS encoding DMT family transporter: MTDKQKGFFYAIAGPVLWGFSGSIAQYLFTQESIPTQWIVGIRLLFAGLMLVIWCYFIDSKELFAILKKPRYVFQLFAFGLLGMLPAQYTYFMAIKYGNAPTATILQFLGPLFIILYISLRKLQLPRRIDIISIFLAILGTFLLVTHGHINQLMLSPAAVLWGVGAGISQASYTLLPRELLKRFDARIVTGWSMLLGGIVFAPFADLSHVPALTGTAILCIIFIVTGGTMFSYLFYLQSLNYLTPATTGMLSAFEPLTATVLAVTVLKTHVSAAEIAGALLILGITFLQALPPNLFNLRRYQKNHSSD, from the coding sequence ATGACTGATAAACAAAAAGGATTTTTCTATGCTATTGCTGGACCGGTTCTTTGGGGCTTTTCTGGTAGTATTGCACAATATTTATTTACTCAAGAAAGTATCCCTACACAGTGGATTGTCGGGATTCGGTTGCTTTTTGCTGGTTTAATGCTTGTCATTTGGTGCTACTTTATTGATTCTAAAGAACTCTTTGCCATTTTGAAAAAGCCGCGCTATGTTTTTCAGCTATTTGCATTCGGTTTGCTGGGAATGTTACCGGCTCAATATACTTACTTTATGGCTATCAAATACGGTAATGCACCGACGGCAACGATTTTACAATTTTTAGGGCCATTATTCATTATTCTTTATATTTCATTACGCAAATTGCAACTGCCGCGCCGAATCGATATTATCTCTATTTTCTTAGCGATTCTGGGAACGTTCTTACTAGTTACTCACGGACACATTAATCAATTGATGTTGTCTCCTGCTGCTGTTTTATGGGGTGTCGGCGCTGGTATTAGTCAGGCATCATATACTTTACTTCCTCGAGAATTATTAAAGCGATTTGATGCTCGGATTGTTACTGGCTGGTCCATGCTACTTGGTGGTATTGTCTTTGCACCATTTGCTGATTTATCACACGTACCTGCACTAACTGGGACTGCTATACTTTGCATCATCTTTATCGTCACTGGTGGGACGATGTTTTCTTACTTGTTCTATCTCCAAAGTCTGAACTATTTAACACCAGCAACAACTGGAATGTTGAGTGCATTCGAACCACTAACCGCTACAGTTTTGGCAGTAACTGTCTTGAAAACCCATGTCAGTGCTGCGGAAATTGCGGGTGCTCTCTTGATTCTTGGTATTACCTTCCTACAAGCTTTACCACCTAATTTATTTAATCTACGAAGGTATCAAAAAAATCATTCTTCCGATTAG
- a CDS encoding ABC transporter ATP-binding protein has product MLKIQNVSKDFGSLKALNNVSFDVADGQILGLIGQNGAGKSTTFHSILNFLNYQGTITWNNQPITEAVFNEIGYLPEERSLMPKLTIEQQIVYLARLKNKSAKEIRPQIDEWLERFAVKGNKKDKIKDLSKGNQQKVQLICTLIHHPKLIILDEPFSGLDPVNADLLKQAIITAKEQGAAIIFSSHDMENVEEICDGLVMLRNGQVVLEGTVRDVRQSFGKTRILVTTDWTKEQLLALPHVLQVQRHEEKRYVLDLDDETAGPDIFEALTQGKYIEEFSQQPPTLDEIFRLKAGERDE; this is encoded by the coding sequence ATGCTCAAAATCCAGAATGTTAGTAAAGATTTCGGATCATTGAAAGCGTTGAATAATGTTTCATTTGATGTTGCTGATGGTCAAATTCTTGGTTTAATTGGTCAAAACGGTGCCGGAAAGTCGACGACATTTCACAGTATTTTGAACTTTTTAAACTATCAAGGTACGATTACTTGGAACAATCAGCCAATCACTGAAGCGGTTTTTAATGAAATAGGCTATTTGCCAGAAGAACGTAGTTTGATGCCTAAATTGACGATTGAACAACAAATTGTTTATTTGGCTCGTTTGAAAAATAAGTCTGCCAAAGAAATTCGTCCACAAATTGACGAGTGGTTAGAACGTTTTGCCGTGAAGGGAAATAAAAAAGATAAAATCAAAGATTTATCAAAAGGTAATCAACAAAAGGTTCAATTGATTTGTACGCTGATTCACCACCCTAAATTGATTATTCTAGATGAGCCTTTCAGTGGACTTGATCCTGTTAATGCTGATTTGTTGAAGCAAGCTATCATTACCGCAAAAGAGCAGGGAGCGGCCATCATTTTCTCCAGTCATGATATGGAAAATGTTGAGGAAATCTGTGATGGATTAGTGATGTTGCGTAATGGTCAAGTTGTCCTAGAAGGGACCGTCAGAGATGTGCGACAATCGTTTGGTAAAACGAGAATTTTGGTTACTACCGATTGGACTAAGGAGCAGTTACTTGCTTTGCCACATGTGCTTCAAGTTCAACGTCATGAAGAAAAGCGTTATGTGCTTGATTTAGATGACGAAACGGCTGGTCCAGACATCTTTGAGGCTTTAACACAAGGTAAATATATTGAAGAATTTAGCCAACAGCCACCAACACTGGATGAGATTTTCCGTTTGAAAGCAGGTGAACGCGATGAATAA